The Patescibacteria group bacterium genomic interval GCAATTAGTATAAAATAAAATTTATAATTTCGCCAAATTATTTTGATTTCCGATGCTCCAAATAATCACCTAGGCCCACGCCGATCGCCGTGGCTACCGGTACGGATAGTATAATACCCATCAATCCGCTTAATTTAAAACCGATCATCATGACAATAATGGTAATAACCGGATTAAGACCGATCGCCTTGCGCATGACTTGCGGAGTAATAAAATAATTTTCCGATTGCTGGACAACGATGAACAAAATCAAAACCGCTAGGCCCAACCAAGGCGACTGAGTAGAAGCGATAAATACTGCCGGAATGCCAGCCATAAAAGGCCCGAGATAGGGAATGATTTCGGTTATGCCGGCGATTAATGCCAAGACCCAGGCATACTTAACCCCTAAAACCAGCAAGCCAACCAAAGACATGATAAAAATAATCAAACACAGCAAAAGCTGGCCGCGCAACCATAAGCCGATCTTCTCTTGCATACGATCAATCAGATGGTCAAAGTAATCACGATGATTGGCAGGCAAAAAATTCCGAGCCACTATTTTCATCTGCCGATCATAAACCGCCAAATAAAAAGTCATGACCAATATTACCAATAGAGAGAACACGCCACCAATAAAAGAAACCAAGCCACCGACTAAATTTGTTGCCAGCGAAGTCAAGCCGGCTTGCATGGCTGACAAAGCATCTTCAATATTCTGTTTCAAGCCGTGGCTTTGGGAAAACGCCGCCACATGATTCCAACCGGAGGAAACATTCTGCCAATAAACCGGAAAATCCTCAGACAAGTTTTTGATTTCCGAACTAATAGGATTAATCAAGAGGAAAAAAGCCATAAACACCGCCCATAATCCGATCAAATAAATTATCAAAATCCCCAAAGAGCGCGGGACCTTGTTTTTGGCAAACCAATCCACCCAAGGTTTAATAGCCGAGGCCAAAATCAAAGAAACAAAGACCATTAACAAAATATCGCGGATATAAAACAACAAAAGCAATGCCAAACAGACGACGGCTATCTTCAATAGTGTAGATAAGTTAAAATCAATAGTAAATTTTTTGTTGCTGACTTGCATGGGTGGGTTGTAATATCCCTTAGATATATTATACTATAAAAGTACTGGGAGTGCAAAACTAATTATTTTAATTATGTCGGTGATCACCAAAAACAAAGAAGGCTTGTTCGGTTATGAGATTATTGACACCTGGCGAGCCGGCATTGTTCTGTCCGGTCCGGAAGTTAAGGCGGTTAAGTTGGGACAAATCAGCCTGAAAGGAAGTTTTGTTCAAATTGACAATAAAAACGAAGCTTGGATAGTTAATTGCCATATCAGCCCCTATAAACCGGCTAAAGGCCACCAAAACGGCTATAACCCCGATAAAAGCCGTAAACTCCTCCTAAACAAAAAAGAAATCGCCTCAATTATAGGCAAAAAAGCCCAAAAGGGGTTGACAATTATCCCCATTTCGGTATATACTTATAAAAGACTAATCAAGGTGGAAATCGGACTGGCCCGCAGCCGAACCAAGGTAGACAAGCGAGAGGTCGTCAAAAAACGAGAGCAAGAACGGGAGATAGAAAGAACGTTGAAAAAGTAAACTGGGTCAGAGACCTGCCGGCAGGCAAGTCCGTAAAATCTACGCTTGTAACTTTAGACCTGCTTAATCGGCAAATAAGCTTTCGACCCGCGACTTAATTTTGGGGATGTTTTGCTTTGATAGAGATAATGTTTTCCTATTAGCAAACCGAGCATGGCGGCAAACTCGTTAATCCGTCGCCACAGGCAAAAATGCCAAAAACATCTTAGCTAAAGTCCAATCTGCTTTTAGCAGCCTGGCTTTGGCTCCTGTTCTCGCTTAATATCGAGAACCATCGCCGCGCCCATTCCCGGTAAGCGCTAAGCGGTGTTATATTATCGGGATCGCCACTGACGTCGCCAGAGCGCCCTTGGTCAAACTTTTCTGGATCGCTTAAGGATTTTTTGCCGCTTTTTCAGTCCTTAAGTCAGAATATAAAACGGCTAAGTTTGTATCACTTTAGGGGATAATTTATTTCTAGACAGGGGCTCATTACCCCTCATCTCCACACAAAATTAAAAAGTCATTGAAGTCATAAAGTTAAACATCAACATCATTGCTTTAAATTTTATGGGCTTTAGACTTTAATAGACTAAATTAATACCATGCGTAAATCATTCAGAGGACGCCATCAAAAGCCGGAAGGCCCCAAGGAATTCCGCATCAATGAAAAAATCTTTTCTCCGGAATTGATGATTATTGATGAAAACGGAGCCAATCTCGGGGCCATGAGCCGTGATCAAGCGCTTAGCGAAGCTCGCGAACGGGAGCTTGATTTGGTTGAAGTTTCACCCAAGGCCAATCCGCCCATAGCCAAATTCATGGATTATGGCAGTTTCAAGTATCAGCGCGAAAAACAAGAGCGCAAAGCCAAGGCCAAACAAAAAACCACCGAAACAAAAACAGTCAAAATCTCGCCACGCATCGGCCAGCACGATTTGGAGGTCAGAGCGTCACAAGCCGCCGGATTCTTGGCTGACGGCGACAAAGTCAAAATAGAGCTGCAACTTCGTGGCCGGGAAAACCAACATACTGATTTAGCCAAAGGAAACATCCGCGAACTGGTTGAGGCTATCAAAGTCAGACTGATTGAGAAAAAAGAAGAACAGCCGATCAGGATTGAATCCGACATCACCAAGCAAGGCGGCCGTTTATCCATGACCATCACCTTATAAATAAAAAAATAATAAAAATCTGAATTCCCGAAAAATTCCAGTCCGCTAACGCCCGCTGCAAATTTTAGAGAATAACAAAATAAGGATAAATACTATTTT includes:
- the smpB gene encoding SsrA-binding protein SmpB: MSVITKNKEGLFGYEIIDTWRAGIVLSGPEVKAVKLGQISLKGSFVQIDNKNEAWIVNCHISPYKPAKGHQNGYNPDKSRKLLLNKKEIASIIGKKAQKGLTIIPISVYTYKRLIKVEIGLARSRTKVDKREVVKKREQEREIERTLKK
- the infC gene encoding translation initiation factor IF-3, translating into MRKSFRGRHQKPEGPKEFRINEKIFSPELMIIDENGANLGAMSRDQALSEARERELDLVEVSPKANPPIAKFMDYGSFKYQREKQERKAKAKQKTTETKTVKISPRIGQHDLEVRASQAAGFLADGDKVKIELQLRGRENQHTDLAKGNIRELVEAIKVRLIEKKEEQPIRIESDITKQGGRLSMTITL
- a CDS encoding AI-2E family transporter → MQVSNKKFTIDFNLSTLLKIAVVCLALLLLFYIRDILLMVFVSLILASAIKPWVDWFAKNKVPRSLGILIIYLIGLWAVFMAFFLLINPISSEIKNLSEDFPVYWQNVSSGWNHVAAFSQSHGLKQNIEDALSAMQAGLTSLATNLVGGLVSFIGGVFSLLVILVMTFYLAVYDRQMKIVARNFLPANHRDYFDHLIDRMQEKIGLWLRGQLLLCLIIFIMSLVGLLVLGVKYAWVLALIAGITEIIPYLGPFMAGIPAVFIASTQSPWLGLAVLILFIVVQQSENYFITPQVMRKAIGLNPVITIIVMMIGFKLSGLMGIILSVPVATAIGVGLGDYLEHRKSK